TTAGATTATGTCACTTTTCTGTTCAAAAACTCAACACAGTTCGGTGCTGTCTAGAGGAAGTCCAAGTCATCACTGGGTCCCTAACCTCCAGCACAATctgtatatggaatatatatagtagggtcttcataaatatttgttgcactACTGTCTTACTATGCCACTAAGCTCAAATTCCTAGCCATGCAATAAAAGCATCCCAACCTAACTGATCAGCTCACCTCACAATATTTTAACATGGCAATTTCCATACCTAATTTCCCAGATCAGAattacctgggaacttgttaaataTTGATTTTAGAACCCCACCATGGAGCTACTGAAGTAGGCTCTCCAAGAATCTGAAGTTTTAGCAGCTCTCTAGGTAATATTTTTACATGCCTTTTCCATTCCAGCTAACtcactctccttttccttcattcTAGTTTGTCTTGCCCCAAATGCTCTCTCCAACTTTTTCCCACCATCCAAACTCTATACCTATTTTTAGTCTCCAGCACCATCCTTCTTTTTAACAGCACCTCACACCCCTTAACACATACATTCACTATTTACATATATACGCTAAAACTGCCAAGTTTCTCTATTCAAATGTTGCTCATCATTTGCTTATCCAAATTAAACTCCCATAAAGCTAGACAGCATATTTTCTGTGTCCTttacattctccaaaataaaatggcTCGTGCttgtagtaaatatttaattgctTCCAGTCTCCTATGGGAATTGCCCTTCACGCCTCCAGCAGAGGATAAGGTTTCAGCTCTAGATTCCTTGACTCTACCTTGAAAGATCACTTGCTAAAATATAATTGTGAGTATAGCCCCCAAATGGCACCTCTAGAAGACTagttgagaggcacctgggtggctctgtcaactgaatgtctcactcttggttttggcctcaggtcacgatctcatggtttgtgagattgagccccatgccgggctttgcagtgacagcacagagcctgcttgggagtctctctctcctctctctctaccgctaccccaatataaataaacttatttatttctctctcaaaataaataaacatttatagaacGAGTTGAATTCCACATTCTCATCCCTCACCTAGTCCTAAACGGATTCTTCTCACTTAGATTGATCCAAGATGTGGGCATGGAGCAATGCTGATACTTATGCCAGGCCAGTGGGTAAGGCCTGTAGATAGGAAGACAGGCTTGGTATTGGCTGGATCCCTACTCTAGAGACTTCATTCCCTAAGGAAACAGGGCTAAGTAAATGTGCATACGGGAGCACTTCTCAGATACTCACCACAGGCTGGTAGGTGGGGTAAATCTCCCCAACCCAAAACATGAACACCATGAAGGCCACGAAGCCGAAGAGGTGCTTACACATGAGATTCCAGGAAACAGGCGTAGGGGATGTGTCCACACGGTTCCTGATATACATGTCAAGGTCCCAATGTATCTGAGGCAGAAAAGCAGATAAATACCACATACTGCTCTTCTGCAAAAGGCAGGCAGTCTGCAAAAGGGTGatcagagcctgatacaaggttCAATAAAGGCATTCCATTATCCTGTGAGCTACTCTAGCATACAGGACTAGGTGCTGGCTTACGTTGAGGTTCTGCTGATTAAAGATAGCTCAATTATGGAAGTTCACAATTTTCAAAGTACTGAGTTCTGATTATTTCCAGAAGTCCCATTTCATGTACCACACATGGAGCTTCAGATCTCAGATCACTGGACCTTGCTTCCTTGGGCAGAAAGCCTTAATGTTGCTTAAACAGCAACATGCCATTTAAGCTAAAGAAAGAATCCTCAGGAAGATttagggaggaggaaggaaggtcaAATGGGATATGGATTTCTCACCGGCTCACCCCAGTTCAACCTCAGGTCTTGATGGTCCCAGTCATACCACGGATCCCTCTCCTGCTGTGAGCGGTCAGGGAGCTTCGGGTAGTCCCCATAcctggagagacagaaaaacttCTGGAAGGGGCTCTGAGCAGCCTTACTCAGAAAACTCAAAGTcccctcattttagagatgagaaccCAAGTGACAGAAATCATTTCCTCACAAAAAGACAGAGGAAACTACTTTTAAACCAAGATCTCGATTTATAGTCACTAAGCACAGAACCAACCCCAGAAGTccaaagtataaataaaagttcatgtcaaactctggtttttattttatttttttacagattatttctgagagtgtacaagtgaaggagaggcagagagagagagagagagagagagagagagagagggagagaatgaatcccaagcagaatttTCCTTTGCCCCTCACCCTGGtgtgggctccaacccacaaaccgtgaggtcatgacttgagcagaaaccaagagccgaCTCTtaagactgagccatccaggcgcccctatgtcaAACTCTGCAACATTATAACATATATGCTTGTCCTCCtctttcaacaacaaaaaggcatGCAACGTTATAATGTCAGAACTGAAAGGGAATTTAGCAATCACTCTGATTCCCTCattagacataaaataaaactgtagttTAGTTTGAACCCAAGGTCCCCCAGTTAATTGGAATACAAACAAAAGGGGTTCAGATCAGAAAAGCATTGTCTTCATAGCAACTGTGCTCCCCAACCACCCAAGTCTGCATACATCTCCATGTCTCAAACACCTCATGGGATTTCCTGCTGAATTGGGTTTTCCCCCAACAAATCCAGTTTCAGTTTATAAAGACTGCTACCAAGGCTACTCTTGTCCACAACAAAATAAGAGACATAGAAAACGATTAACTAGTCATGTGTCACAGAAATGATTGGAAAACACAAGAATAATAGGAGCTGCTAAAATCACTATTGAAAGAGTGATGCGAGGAGAGAAAATGAGGTTGATAGTAATCACTCCAGAATTAACCATGAGGATGTTTTGTAAAGGGGGCGGGGGATGGATTGGTGTAGGGGAACTGGCTATTTAATCCGCTTGACAGTTACTACAATTTCCACAGCCCTAACAgcaaagatacttttttttttttaaagaaagatatacaGACAAATACAGAGTACTCCTATCTACAAATAAGGCTCTCAAGacaggagtccagctccagcctGATCACGTGCCTGCATGACAGCACCTGAGCCCAGCAGATGCTCAATCTAAATGAAACCTTGCGCTCTGGGTGAAGCCAAGGAAAGTTCCTGCTATTCAGGGGTCCTCGAGGGAGCTATTAAAATCCCGGCTTCCTCATTTGAGGAAACAGCCTGAGCCAAGGAGAAAATTGAAGTCCTCTAGGCTGCAGCTGCTCACCcatcacctcccacctccctccaccgAGAAAAGCACCCACACCATTGACTCTGAGGGATCACGAGAAGGTTCAGGGAAAATGGTCAGAGTCGGGCCATCCATCCCAGCTGGCCATCTCCCATCACTACCCGGCTGCCAGCAGACGCTGCATCTCACCCCATGCCATCATCCGGGTACGGTTGGTAATCTTCTACTCGCATATTATACTTCTTGGCGGCGGCGGCTCGTTCTTCTGGGGTCCTGGGGTAGGGCCCCGGGAGCATGTCCTTGGTAATGTGCGAAGCTGGGGagcagaaaggggtggggggagggcagaaaagaCCTTGTCCTTCCTGCTGCCCCGAAGACTTCAAGCTGCGGTGGTTGCGGCGGCCTGAGCTTCAAAGCACCAGGTGAGACTCTCGTTCCCCTTTCCCTGGATATACTCCCGCCCCCTCGCCGGACATGGCCACTGCAGTATCCGCGaaacccaccccccccacccctcgaCACACTAAACCTCAGGCATCCCCTTCCCACATTGAGGCTTTGCCCGTTCTGGCTGACCTGTCCGTGCGCCCAACGGCACCACGGTCCGGGCTGCCCTTTGCAGCCATCGGACTCCCAGGACCCGCGCCCTGGCCGCCGCCATCTTCACCTTCTTCCAGTTTCACCCTGCACATGCGCAAAGGCTTTGCCACGGCGGCGGAGCCGGGTCAAACGCAGCAAGGGAAGCCCTAGTGAAGGAAAGTCCTAAGGGTTCAACGAGGGCGGGGCTTAAACTGTGTTGGGAAGCCTCAGGGAGGATTGACGAatggacagagtgagagaaagcgagaagcagagaaaatgaattaAGTCACTACTTTAATATTTCGTATTCTTGTGTCCCTTTCTTCATCAGCTGACTTAGGCGCTTACAAGGATAATGCGGACTCAACCCGAGGATCTCAGGTGGACAGCTAACCTACCCCGCTCGCCCCTCCTGGAGTAGTACAAGTCAAACGAGCCTGCCTTAATTTCTTCTCGGCTtgcccttttcctctccttcactGGCACGGCCTCCTTTCATCCCCAAACGCGATCATTCTTCAGATTCAGCCCTTGGTTTtccttgttcttgttttgttctgcAAATTGGGCAGTCTTCACGTACAGGCATGGTGCAACACACAAATCGGCCCCAAATTCGCTCCTCAGTTTTACTTCGTATTTACACTTGAATGTCCCAGTCACCTCAATCTAACAAATGTAAAACCAATCCTAGCACCTGAAACAGTTCTTCCCGAGACCGACTAAAACTTCAGATTGGCTAGGACCTGTATAAATAGATTTCAAGCCGGACCACAGTTAGAAACACTAGCTTAACAGAAGAATGGGGGGATGTTATCATGTTTGCATATGAATATGTCTTCACTTTTACACAGGTGGGATTTTTATAATGTACACACCATAAGTGTGCACATATCTTCAGCAACTTTGGGGATGATCACTGTTTTGGAGCAGAATCCATTATTATAGACATTCTCAAATATATATTacagcaataaaaattatatgtactatttggcatataaatttgggggagaACTACTTCATAGCAACTTGCTCTCTTGTTAATGAGCATCACTAATTGATGTTCAAAATAATTGTACAATACCTGCATTCATTCAATAGCGAGCCTTGATCTA
The genomic region above belongs to Suricata suricatta isolate VVHF042 chromosome 2, meerkat_22Aug2017_6uvM2_HiC, whole genome shotgun sequence and contains:
- the NDUFB8 gene encoding NADH dehydrogenase [ubiquinone] 1 beta subcomplex subunit 8, mitochondrial, whose protein sequence is MAAARARVLGVRWLQRAARTVVPLGARTASHITKDMLPGPYPRTPEERAAAAKKYNMRVEDYQPYPDDGMGYGDYPKLPDRSQQERDPWYDWDHQDLRLNWGEPIHWDLDMYIRNRVDTSPTPVSWNLMCKHLFGFVAFMVFMFWVGEIYPTYQPVGPKQYPYNNLYLERGGDPTKEPEPVVHYEI